A window of the Macrobrachium rosenbergii isolate ZJJX-2024 unplaced genomic scaffold, ASM4041242v1 60, whole genome shotgun sequence genome harbors these coding sequences:
- the gw gene encoding protein Gawky isoform X9 has protein sequence MADNNSKHKCDPYLLHFSCQDVPFTPSSGDLGVYALSAKECVADDDCSVSSLFLKLLSGSSDFEAFTTIVKCCVNGWLWGGVQTKMTENKTDSSAEAERTTRRSVTIREDEDENDDERNLPTKNSVFPTNQVPHGSSPTDVKTCGLMCKAQIESKVDHEHSYSRNRSQSLIECAGDDTTAAAINKRSSEPVVSAAAAAAAYAAAAEGAATALFTAVHIESPERAGGKGGNGADPLPCPRPFLLHDERLSVIIISSLPLCGQVSGVVAPLPRRPPPPPPPRRCFSPSRRQGGGRVSGGGGGEREEEAEEGGEREELLLLLLLHLPPTGSHVSGPAACCPSFSTTAPGFPKLGLAVPILPLSLLPPSSSSPLLLLRRPTCTTAVALLCCRRGAVTPSAIGLSRRRSRLPCRHKDDVLRVLCLLDDDDHTTAAFCRNPLPPPATRAEATAIVRRRRSTTTTTTTFFLVSTAGQQQKQQQLLAAAAAMSLPPSPPLQKQQQQPPPPPPPAKAAHFAEASLNIPPPARGSGSAAKSNNINNNNIANSQPQGRHPSFNNNNNCKDKDKDKDSSSNRKEKREEREGWQQLRPKQAQSAVAPPRGTPGISATCNQYALFPTSADSSSVSPLLSSSSSVSSMCSPSSSVSSSSSPSSSSASSLTSSSSSSGLPAAGKPGRFGFATSSTSTSNSSLPSTSLSVSSSASPSALPRRCSFKLNRWGIPRGLGLLGGGESATNGWGGGSAAQTAGWGNSGANQTGTQGQWGGGPTNRGGGAPNASPAQGGGGNLKSAQSNSGGGPSQPGGNSGGQQQSAPGGGSGQQAVGGGGGGGGPAGGGGVNNQSTQQNQQQQSQQNASGSNNTWAQAAGKGLPPAGSGAVGAGAGAGGGGSSSAGDAQKRHMEQQLQSIREALLSSEGWGGENVNQETAWDLPGSPEPSGGGSKDSSSSGVPFKISVNNGCDLWENNLRNGGAAPPKAQLAPWGHTPATNYGGTWGEDDDASDTSNVWTGVPNNPQWGANAPNPPNMWGGGGGGPPKKSSDWSGSGGGGGGGGSGAGGSGGGGGGGGGGGGGSVVGPSGWAEPIPPRAGVDNPPGDWGPSGPHKPGPHVGPHAGPHSGPHPVPHSGPQIGPHGAPHGGPHAGPHSGPHSGPHNGPHSGPHNGPHAGPHGGPHHGPHGGPHNGPPHGGPHGGGPPSGPGGGGGPSQWNGPKDIKSGGLSGPTGWEEPSPPSQRRDDGTGVWGNPQQQQTNISRWKEMPNPNMMGRSPMPGPPQQQQQGRMPGPPGGGGPGGIKPDQRMWTQHTGRNGSWNDPPHDTGSGMWGEEPKSSGWGEPPITSPSWGTKPKTPTGAPGVPVGWGESEMEPQGWGNQNKMGGYTPLLDLRSPKNILPDSHFPYAPKEEIEAALRNNNMVLDDTLMELNSGGGRSAVSMGGGSGAAGAGGDAWRNPPPLDEHTPYDCINPNFQQRFPQAPPHLPFSSQGGGGGGGGTGSAPHVRVLMQHIQMAVQAGYLNPQILNQPLAPTTLMLLNNMLSHINILQKLSQQQALWTAQAHLGKNSSATILQLNINITKTKQQIQNLQNQIAAQQALYVKQQQQQQPQQHHHHQLNPMSVGPPGTQQNEFLNKPSSLPEQLYSSFNHIMLQDANPNPQNAPPINVGQQGSRLHQWKLPSLENDEPHDFIRAPGAPGKPVMPPTHSSSPNITPLLGTSSSTWSLNRPSETGWPESSSADVSNSPVGVEKGVQNMDSSQWGTAAQGSTTASCGLDIKPFEPGKPWMMKNIEDDPNITPGSVTRSPFSLGIKDSELLTSISKTSTTNTATDMGGPLTSLSLSSNTWSFNPGPGHQNANSPLSGDSGKLSSGSNGKSGSTWSEGGGQDGSSPSELWGGTTGNKLRGPPPGMTIGVPNKSASGTGGAGAAGAVVTGGGGGGGGGGSWLGRSTSWTGEQQRNPQNSALHPATGVAASGAWTANSQLPSTWLILKNLTPQIDGSTLKTLCMQHGPLVNFYLSLNHGFALVNYGSREEAAKAQGNLNNCLLSNTTILAEFANDAEVKQVMGQPTHQGQGGAPPTPAPMNASAGGAGGAGGGGGGWGGGSGRGSTPTSQSSVGSKVDSWGSNGNSSNLWSSGPGGSSSLWGGAGLGDGGEQHRATPSSLKPYLPDGLLTSESM, from the exons ATGGCGGATA ATAATTCCAAGCATAAATGTGATCCATACCTTCTTCATTTTTCGTGCCAAGATGTCCCCTTTACGCCAAGTTCAGGAG ATCTTGGGGTCTATGCATTGTCAGCCAAAGAGTGTGTAGCAGACGACGACTGTTCCGTCAGTTCGCTCTTCCTCAAACTTCTGTCAGGGAGCTCGGATTTTGAGGCCTTCACTACCATAGTCAAG TGTTGTGTAAACGGGTGGTTGTGGGGAGGCGTACAGACGAAGATGACGGAGAACAAGACGGACAGCAGTGCGGAGGCGGAGAGGACGACGAGGAGGTCTGTCACAATAAGAGAAGATGAAGACGAAAACGATGATGAACGTAACTTGCCAACAAAAAACTCTGTGTTTCCTACCAACCAAGTGCCTCACGGGTCCTCCCCTACA GATGTGAAAACCTGTGGTTTGATGTGCAAAGCACAAATTGAAAGCAAAGTGGACCACGAACATAGCTACAGCAGGAACCGCAGCCAAAGTCTAATAGAGTGCGCTGGTGATGACACTACTGCAGCAGCTATCAACAAACGCAGCAGTGAGCCAGTAgtctcagcagcagcagcagccgcagcGTACGCTGCCGCAGCAGAAGGTGCAGCAACAGCATTATTCACAGCTGTCCACATTGAGTCCCCAGAGAGGGCCGGGGGGAAGGGCGGGAACGGAGCTGACCCACTTCCTTGCCCCCGGCCGTTCCTCCTCCACGATGAACGCTTATCTGTGATAATAATCAGCTCTTTGCCGTTATGTGGTCAAGTCTCCGGTGTTGTTGCTCCTCTTCCTCGGcggccgccgcctcctcctcctcctcggcgtTGTTTCTCTCCCTCGCGGCGACAAGGAGGAGGGAGGGTCTCCGGAGGTGGCGGAGGAGAGcgagaggaggaggcggaggaaggaggagaacgAGAGGAgctgcttcttcttctactcCTTCACCTCCCCCCCACAGGGAGCCATGTCTCGGGGCCTGCCGCCTGCTGTCCGTCCTTCTCGACCACTGCCCCAGGGTTCCCTAAACTGGGGCTGGCGGTCCccatcctccccctctccctcctgcccccctcctcctcctcccccctcctcctcctccgcaggCCAACGTGTACCACCGCTGTCGCCCTCCTCTGTTGCCGGCGAGGGGCCGTGACACCATCAGCAATAGGGTTAAGTAGACGGAGGAGCCGGCTTCCCTGCCGCCACAAAGACGACGTGCTTCGCGTCCTCTGCCTCCTCGACGACGACGACCACACCACCGCCGCCTTCTGCAGgaacccccttcctcctcctgctaCTCGTGCAGAGGCGACAGCGATCGTCCGGAGAAGAAgaagcaccaccaccaccaccaccaccttcttCCTCGTCAGTACCGCAGggcaacagcagaagcagcagcagctgttggcagcagcagcagcaatgtctctgccaccatcaccaccactacaaaagcagcagcagcagccgccgccaccaccaccaccagcaaaaGCAGCACACTTTGCCGAGGCCAGTCTCAACATTCCCCCTCCTGCCCGCGGCAGCGGTTCCGCGGccaaaagtaataatattaacaataacaatattgcCAATAGCCAACCCCAGGGTAGACACCctagctttaataataataataattgtaaggaTAAGGATAAGGATAAGGATAGTAGTAGTAATCGTAAGGAGAAGCGGGAGGAGCGCGAGGGGTGGCAGCAGCTGAGGCCGAAGCAGGCGCAGTCGGCTGTTGCTCCCCCCCGCGGCACCCCTGGAATAAGTGCAACCTGCAACCAATACGCTTTGTTTCCTACTTCAGCCGATTCGTCATCAGTATCAccgttattatcatcatcctcctctgTGTCGTCGATgtgttctccttcttcttctgtgtcgtcgtcgtcatctccttcttcttcctctgcgtCTTCTCTGACGTCGTCGTCATCGTCGTCCGGCCTCCCGGCTGCAGGCAAGCCTGGGAGGTTCGGCTTCGCTACTTCCTCTACTTCtacttctaattcttctttgccCTCTACGTCTCTTTCCGTGTCGTCGTCCGCGTCCCCTTCCGCCCTTCCCCGGAGGTGCTCGTTCAAGCTGAACCGCTGGGGCATCCCCAGGGGCCTGGGGCTCCTGGGCGGCGGGGAGAGCGCCACCAACGGCTGGGGGGGCGGCTCGGCGGCCCAGACGGCCGGCTGGGGCAACTCGGGCGCCAACCAGACCGGCACCCAGGGTCAGTGGGGCGGTGGACCAACAAACAGGGGTGGGGGGGCACCCAACGCCTCTCCTGcccagggtgggggtgggaatcTCAAGTCCGCCCAGTCGAACAGCGGAGGAGGTCCGTCCCAGCCGGGAGGAAACTCCGGGGGCCAGCAGCAGAGCGCCCCCGGGGGAGGAAGCGGCCAGCAGGccgtcggaggaggaggaggcggcggcggccCCGCGGGGGGTGGGGGCGTGAACAATCAGAGCACCCAGCAGAATCAGCAGCAGCAGAGCCAGCAGAACGCCAGCGGGAGCAACAACACCTGGGCGCAGGCCGCGGGGAAGGGCCTTCCCCCCGCCGGAAGCGGGGCGGTGGGAGCAGGCGCCGGAGCGGGAGGAGGAGGGTCGTCATCGGCAGGCGACGCCCAGAAGCGCCACATGGAGCAGCAGCTGCAGAGCATCCGGGAGGCCCTGCTGAGCAGCGAGGGGTGGGGCGGGGAGAATGTCAACCAGGAGACGGCCTGGGACCTGCCCGGCTCCCCCGAGCCCAGCGGCGGCGGCAGCAAGGACTCGTCCTCTTCCGGCGTCCCCTTCAAGATCAGCGTCAACAACGGCTGCGACCTGTGGGAGAACAACCTGAGGAACGGCGGCGCCGCCCCGCCCAAGGCCCAGCTGGCCCCCTGGGGCCACACGCCCGCCACCAACTACGGGGGCACCTGGGGGGAGGACGACGACGCCTCGGACACTTCCAACGTCTGGACTGGCGTCCCCAACAATCCCCAGTGGGGGGCGAACGCCCCCAACCCGCCCAACATGTGGGGCGGCGGGGGCGGAGGGCCGCCCAAGAAGAGCAGCGACTGGAGCGgctccggaggaggaggaggaggaggaggaagcggagCCGGCGGGAGCGGAGgcggtggaggtggaggaggaggaggaggcggcggaaGTGTCGTTGGACCAAGCGGCTGGGCCGAGCCAATCCCCCCCAGGGCTGGCGTCGACAATCCCCCAGGGGATTGGGGTCCCAGCGGCCCCCACAAGCCAGGCCCTCACGTGGGTCCCCACGCAGGACCGCACAGTGGCCCTCACCCTGTGCCACACAGTGGCCCACAGATCGGACCGCACGGCGCACCTCACGGAGGGCCTCATGCCGGACCGCACAGTGGGCCGCATAGCGGCCCACACAATGGCCCTCACAGCGGGCCGCACAACGGCCCACACGCCGGCCCGCACGGAGGACCGCATCACGGCCCCCACGGCGGCCCTCACAACGGACCTCCACACGGCGGCCCACACGGAGGAGGTCCTCCCAGCGGGCCGGGAGGAGGTGGCGGCCCTTCGCAGTGGAACGGGCCCAAGGACATCAAGTCGGGCGGGCTGAGCGGCCCCACCGGGTGGGAGGAGCCTTCTCCCCCCTCCCAGAGGAGGGACGACGGCACGGGCGTCTGGGGCAATCCCCAGCAGCAGCAGACGAACATCTCCCGCTGGAAGGAGATGCCCAACCCGAACATGATGGGCCGGTCGCCCATGCCCGGCCCGccccaacagcagcagcaggggcGCATGCCCGGGCCCCCAGGTGGCGGTGGGCCGGGCGGCATTAAGCCAGACCAACGCATGTGGACGCAGCACACtgg AAGGAACGGCAGCTGGAATGACCCCCCCCACGATACGGGTAGCGGCATGTGGGGTGAGGAGCCAAAGTCGAGCGGGTGGGGCGAGCCCCCGATCACCTCCCCTTCGTGGGGGACCAAGCCCAAGACGCCCACGGGCGCCCCGGGCGTCCCCGTCGGCTGGGGGGAGTCGGAGATGGAGCCCCAAGGTTGGGGCAATCAGAATAAG ATGGGAGGGTACACACCACTGCTTGATCTCAGGTCTCCTAAAAACATTCTTCCAGACTCGCACTTCCCGTACGCGCCT AAGGAAGAGATTGAGGCCGCCCTACGTAACAATAACATGGTCCTGGACGACACCCTCATGGAGCTCAACAGCGGGGGCGGAAGGTCCGCCGTCTCCATGGGAGGGGGCAGCGGTGCCGCCGGGGCCGGAGGGGACGCCTGGAGGAACCCCCCGCCCCTGGACGAACACACGCCGTACGACTGCATCAATCCCAACTTCCAGCAGCGATTTCCTCAGGCGCCTCCGCACTTGCCGTTCTCGTCACAG GGCGGCGGTGGAGGCGGAGGAGGAACGGGTAGCGCCCCTCACGTCCGCGTGCTGATGCAGCACATCCAGATGGCCGTGCAGGCCGGTTACCTCAACCCCCAGATCCTAAACCAGCCTCTGGCGCCCACCACCCTGATGCTGCTCAACAACATGCTCTCGCACATCAACATCCTGCAgaagctgtcgcagcagcaggccctgTGGACCGCCCAGGCCCACCTGGGCAAGAACTCCTCGGCCACCATCCTACAGCTCAACATCAACATCACCAAGACGAAGCAACAGATCCAAAACTTGCAG AACCAGATCGCCGCGCAGCAGGCCCTGTACgtaaaacagcagcagcagcagcagccgcagcagcaccaccaccaccaactcaACCCCATGTCCGTGGGGCCACCGGGAACGCAGCAGAACGAGTTTCTGAACAAACCCAGCAGTCTTCCAGAACAGCTCTATAGCAGTTTCAACCACATTATGTTGCAGGATGCCAATCCCAACCCCCAGAATGCTCCTCCCATCAACGTCGGC caaCAGGGTAGCCGCCTCCACCAGTGGAAGTTGCCGTCGCTGGAGAACGACGAGCCCCACGACTTCATCCGTGCCCCCGGCGCCCCCGGGAAGCCTGTCATGCCACCCACCCACTCCTCATCGCCTAACATTACGCCCTTGTTAGGAACATCAAGCag TACCTGGTCCCTCAACCGCCCGTCGGAGACGGGCTGGCCCGAGAGCAGCAGCGCCGACGTGAGCAACAGCCCCGTGGGCGTGGAGAAGGGCGTTCAGAACATGGACTCGTCCCAGTGGGGCACGGCTGCCCAGGGGAGCACGACGGCCTCTTGCGGGCTGGACATCAAACCTTTTGAGCCTGGCAAGCCTTGGATG ATGAAAAACATCGAAGACGACCCGAACATCACACCCGGCTCCGTGACGCGATCCCCTTTCTCCCTGGGCATCAAGGACTCGGAGCTCCTGACCTCCATCTCGAAGACGTCCACCACCAACACCGCCACCGACATGGGTGGGCCCCtgacctccctctccctctcttccaacACCTGGAGCTTCAATCCCGGCCCGGGGCACCAGAACGCAAATTCGCCTCTCTCAGG GGACAGCGGTAAGCTCAGCTCAGGCAGCAACGGCAAGAGTGGCTCCACCTGGAGCGAAGGCGGCGGCCAGGACGGCTCCTCCCCCTCGGAGCTGTGGGGCGGAACCACGGGCAACAAGCTCCGAGGGCCCCCTCCAGGCATGACCATCGGCGTGCCAAACAAGAGCGCCAGCGGAACCGGAGGCGCGGGAGCGGCAGGAGCCGTGGtgaccggaggaggaggaggaggcggaggaggagggtcCTGGCTGGGCCGCTCCACCTCTTGGACCGGGGAGCAGCAGAGGAACCCACAGAATAGTGCCTTACACCCCGCCACCGGGGTGGCTGCATCGGGAGCCTGGACGGCCAACTCCCAGCTGCCCTCGACGTGGCTCATTCTCAAGAACCTCACACCTCAG ATTGACGGTTCCACCCTGAAGACTCTGTGCATGCAACACGGTCCGCTGGTCAACTTCTACCTCTCGCTCAACCATGGGTTCGCCCTCGTCAACTATGGGTCCCGAGAAGAGGCCGCCAAg gCCCAGGGCAACCTGAATAACTGCCTCTTAAGCAACACAACCATCCTGGCCGAATTCGCCAACGACGCCGAGGTGAAACAGGTCATGGGTCAGCCCACCCACCAGGGCCAGGGAGGGGCGCCCCCCACCCCTGCCCCAATGAACGCCTCCGCAGGAGGAGCAGGCGGAGCGGGCGGAGGCGGCGGCGGCTGGGGCGGCGGCTCCGGCCGAGGATCCACCCCCACCTCCCAGTCGTCCGTGGGGTCGAAAGTCGACTCGTGGGGAAGCAACGGGAACAGCTCCAACCTGTGGAGCAGCGGGCCCGGGGGCAGCTCCTCCCTCTGGGGCGGGGCAGGCCTGGGGGACGGGGGAGAGCAGCACCGTGCCACGCCGTCCTCTCTCAAACCGTACCTGCCTGATGGTCTGTTGACCTCAGAGTCCATGTGA